A region of Subtercola boreus DNA encodes the following proteins:
- a CDS encoding TIGR02611 family protein, with product MTTAVERSAAEGSSPRHPFRLWLARRRAYIERHPRLRFAYLLALAVVGIAIVLVGIVLIPLPGPGWLIVFLGFAVLGTEFAVARRFNAFLRRMLARATSWWQRRRAERSARRMAARPAAQ from the coding sequence ATGACGACCGCCGTGGAACGCAGTGCGGCCGAGGGCAGCTCGCCCCGGCATCCCTTCCGGCTCTGGCTCGCGAGGCGCCGCGCCTACATCGAGCGGCACCCGCGCCTGCGGTTCGCCTACCTGCTCGCCCTCGCGGTCGTCGGCATCGCGATCGTGCTCGTCGGCATCGTGCTGATCCCCCTCCCCGGACCGGGCTGGCTGATCGTCTTCCTCGGGTTCGCCGTTCTCGGAACCGAGTTCGCCGTGGCCCGGCGCTTCAACGCCTTCCTGCGCCGGATGCTCGCCAGAGCCACCTCGTGGTGGCAGCGTCGCCGCGCAGAACGGTCGGCCCGCCGCATGGCGGCCCGCCCCGCCGCGCAGTAG
- a CDS encoding AI-2E family transporter — protein sequence MPSTSAERPDAPPAASGTDSAADPTGSPRPSLRDLLTDKFGQVAIRSGQVIVMLVLAGAIVFALVQLKLVVIPVLIALILASALSPVISFLRKRGLSAALASWATLIAGIVVFGGIITLIVFAVEGQWDELSSSAVEGVNQLQQFVQNGPFNISQEQFDSARDAVVGFVTSSQFGTGAIAGVSAAGSVLTGAVLAIVILFFFLKDGDRIWAFFLRPFRGYRRERGERIGRTAVKTFGGYVRGTAIVAFVDAVFIGAGAAVLGVPLALPLAVIVFVTAFIPIVGATLAGVLAALVALVANGPYIALLVVIIVIIVNQLEGNLLQPVVMANSLKLHPLVILVALTAGTILGGIVGAVLAVPIAAVSWAIVKVWNHPEQPDPPRKPPFWRRRKKATPASAEA from the coding sequence ATGCCCTCCACAAGCGCTGAACGGCCCGACGCCCCGCCCGCAGCATCCGGAACCGACAGCGCAGCCGACCCCACCGGCTCCCCGAGGCCCTCCCTGCGGGACCTGCTGACCGACAAGTTCGGCCAGGTCGCCATCCGGAGCGGTCAGGTCATCGTGATGCTCGTGCTCGCCGGGGCGATCGTGTTCGCGCTGGTGCAGCTGAAGCTCGTCGTCATCCCGGTGCTCATCGCGCTGATCCTCGCGTCGGCGCTCAGCCCGGTGATCTCGTTCCTCCGAAAGCGCGGGCTCTCCGCCGCCCTCGCCTCCTGGGCCACGCTCATCGCGGGCATCGTGGTGTTCGGCGGCATCATCACGCTCATCGTGTTCGCGGTCGAGGGGCAGTGGGACGAGCTCTCGTCGTCGGCCGTCGAAGGCGTGAACCAGCTCCAGCAGTTCGTGCAGAACGGGCCCTTCAACATCAGCCAGGAGCAGTTCGACTCCGCGCGCGACGCCGTGGTCGGCTTCGTGACGAGCAGCCAGTTCGGAACCGGAGCCATCGCGGGGGTCTCCGCAGCGGGCTCCGTGCTCACCGGCGCCGTGCTCGCGATCGTGATCCTGTTCTTCTTCCTGAAGGACGGCGACCGCATCTGGGCGTTCTTCCTCCGCCCGTTCCGCGGCTACCGGCGCGAACGCGGGGAACGGATCGGGCGCACCGCCGTGAAGACGTTCGGCGGCTACGTCCGCGGAACCGCTATCGTCGCTTTCGTCGATGCCGTCTTCATCGGGGCCGGCGCGGCCGTGCTCGGGGTGCCGCTGGCGCTGCCGCTCGCGGTCATCGTGTTCGTCACCGCGTTCATCCCGATCGTCGGAGCGACCCTCGCCGGCGTGCTGGCCGCCCTGGTCGCGCTGGTCGCCAACGGTCCGTACATCGCCCTCCTCGTGGTGATCATCGTCATCATCGTCAACCAGCTCGAAGGCAACCTGCTGCAGCCCGTGGTGATGGCGAACTCGCTGAAACTGCACCCGCTGGTGATCCTCGTGGCACTCACCGCCGGCACCATCCTCGGCGGCATCGTCGGGGCCGTGCTCGCCGTGCCGATCGCGGCCGTCTCGTGGGCCATCGTCAAGGTGTGGAACCACCCCGAGCAGCCGGATCCGCCCCGGAAGCCCCCGTTCTGGCGGCGCAGGAAGAAAGCGACCCCCGCTTCCGCCGAAGCGTAG
- a CDS encoding alpha/beta fold hydrolase, protein MTDSSNSARLTIRGAGLAYTDTGAEGLPVVVDAHGLTSSRASAIATTIGDYRAVGEAGARRLVSYDARGHGESDAGTDAPRPEDFAWDALALDLLAVADRFSPDAPVSGIGLSMGTGTLLHAVVHLPGRFDRLVLSAPPTAWQTRAAQVDMYTTMAETIERFDSPEEAAAALQAMFGAAPVPAVFADAPGWPPAPAVPIGLLPTVFRGAGLSDLPPFEQLAEITQPTLVLAWEGDPGHPVSTAEKLAELLPNAELVVASTTAAIQGWGARAAAFLS, encoded by the coding sequence ATGACCGACTCGTCGAACTCTGCCCGCCTCACCATCCGCGGTGCCGGCCTGGCCTACACCGATACGGGAGCCGAGGGGCTGCCGGTCGTCGTCGACGCCCACGGCCTCACGTCGAGCCGGGCGTCGGCCATCGCGACGACGATCGGGGACTACCGGGCCGTGGGGGAGGCGGGCGCCCGGCGCCTCGTCTCGTACGACGCCCGTGGCCACGGCGAGTCGGATGCCGGCACCGATGCACCCCGCCCCGAGGACTTCGCGTGGGACGCCCTCGCCCTCGACCTGCTTGCGGTGGCCGACCGGTTCTCGCCCGATGCACCCGTCTCGGGCATCGGCCTCTCGATGGGTACGGGAACGCTCCTGCACGCCGTCGTGCACCTGCCCGGGCGCTTCGACAGGCTCGTGTTGAGTGCGCCGCCGACGGCCTGGCAGACACGTGCGGCGCAGGTGGACATGTACACCACGATGGCCGAGACGATCGAACGGTTCGACAGCCCGGAGGAGGCGGCGGCGGCGTTGCAGGCGATGTTCGGAGCCGCCCCCGTCCCTGCCGTGTTCGCGGATGCCCCGGGCTGGCCGCCCGCGCCGGCGGTGCCGATCGGGCTGCTGCCGACGGTGTTCCGGGGGGCCGGGCTGTCGGATCTGCCCCCGTTCGAGCAGCTCGCGGAGATCACCCAGCCCACACTGGTGCTGGCGTGGGAGGGCGACCCCGGGCATCCGGTGTCGACGGCGGAGAAGCTCGCCGAACTGCTGCCGAACGCCGAACTCGTGGTGGCTTCGACGACGGCGGCGATCCAGGGCTGGGGTGCACGGGCGGCAGCCTTCCTCTCCTGA
- a CDS encoding MarR family winged helix-turn-helix transcriptional regulator — protein MTEQRWLSDEESRAWKKFIAVVELLPGTLDSQLQRDAELTHFEYFTLAMLSEAPEHTLRMTALAAVTNSTLPRLSHVASRLEQRGYLRRSPCAEDRRATNASLTDAGFEKVVHTAPGHVGTVLANVIAPLDPADVQDLDRIMGKMLKKLDPENRFKAQGADSAA, from the coding sequence ATGACAGAACAGCGCTGGCTCTCCGACGAGGAATCCCGCGCGTGGAAGAAGTTCATCGCCGTCGTGGAGCTTCTGCCGGGGACGCTCGACTCCCAGCTGCAGCGGGACGCCGAACTCACCCACTTCGAGTACTTCACTCTGGCGATGCTCTCAGAGGCCCCCGAGCACACTCTGCGGATGACCGCGCTCGCGGCGGTGACCAACTCGACCCTGCCGCGGCTGTCGCACGTCGCGAGCCGGCTGGAGCAGCGCGGGTACCTCCGCCGGAGCCCCTGCGCCGAAGATCGCCGGGCCACCAACGCCTCGCTCACAGACGCGGGTTTCGAGAAAGTTGTGCACACGGCTCCGGGCCATGTGGGCACGGTCCTGGCGAACGTGATCGCCCCGCTCGACCCGGCCGACGTGCAGGATCTCGACCGGATCATGGGAAAGATGCTGAAGAAGCTCGATCCCGAGAACAGATTCAAGGCGCAGGGCGCCGATTCTGCCGCCTAG
- a CDS encoding class I SAM-dependent methyltransferase: MTRDTEHALSFGRAVGAYELGRPSYPAEAIDWILAELAPADPDARTFVDVGAGTGKFTASLLGHGARVVAVEPDETMRGTLGEKFPAVETFGGTAERLPLEDDSADLVTFAQAWHWVDVPAASAEAARVLKPGGTLALVWNIRDESVDWVSRLTGIIEPSAAEQYDSVTPPVSKPLTTVSHADFFWDNPLRREQLLAMVTSRSYIIALAPDARAEVVRAVEQLLDEHPDLSGHDSYTMPYVTRVTLARAT; this comes from the coding sequence ATGACACGAGACACAGAGCACGCCCTCTCGTTCGGCAGAGCCGTCGGCGCCTACGAACTCGGCCGCCCGAGCTACCCCGCTGAGGCGATCGACTGGATCCTCGCGGAGCTCGCCCCGGCGGACCCGGATGCCCGTACCTTCGTCGACGTGGGTGCGGGCACCGGCAAGTTCACGGCATCACTGCTCGGGCACGGCGCGAGGGTGGTCGCCGTCGAGCCCGATGAAACGATGCGAGGCACGCTCGGCGAGAAGTTCCCCGCCGTCGAGACGTTCGGGGGAACGGCCGAGCGCCTGCCTCTCGAGGATGATTCCGCCGACCTCGTGACGTTCGCGCAGGCCTGGCACTGGGTCGACGTCCCGGCCGCCTCGGCGGAGGCCGCCCGCGTGCTGAAACCGGGCGGCACGCTGGCGCTCGTCTGGAACATCCGCGACGAGAGCGTCGACTGGGTCTCGCGCCTCACCGGGATCATCGAACCCTCCGCCGCCGAGCAGTACGACAGCGTCACGCCCCCGGTCTCGAAGCCCCTGACGACGGTCTCCCACGCTGACTTCTTCTGGGACAACCCGCTCAGACGCGAACAACTCCTTGCGATGGTGACGTCACGCAGCTACATCATCGCGTTGGCGCCGGATGCCCGGGCCGAGGTCGTGCGTGCGGTCGAGCAGTTGCTGGACGAACATCCGGATCTCTCCGGGCACGACTCGTACACGATGCCCTATGTGACCCGGGTCACACTGGCCCGCGCCACCTGA
- a CDS encoding SRPBCC family protein, whose translation MAVETRHLSIGIQRPAGEVYAFVREPSNLPQWASGLSAGIRQVDGRWVADSPMGEVEVRFAPPNDFGVVDHLVTLPGGETFDNPMRVLAVGSAAEVVFTLLRMPGVTDADFERDAATILSDLAVLKRVLEG comes from the coding sequence ATGGCAGTCGAGACCCGTCACCTCAGCATCGGCATCCAACGCCCCGCGGGCGAGGTGTACGCCTTCGTGCGGGAACCGTCGAATCTGCCCCAGTGGGCTTCCGGGCTCAGTGCCGGCATCCGGCAGGTCGACGGCCGGTGGGTCGCCGACTCCCCGATGGGCGAGGTCGAGGTGCGCTTCGCCCCGCCGAACGACTTCGGGGTCGTCGACCATCTGGTCACCCTGCCGGGCGGCGAGACGTTCGACAACCCCATGCGCGTGCTCGCAGTGGGTAGCGCCGCCGAGGTCGTCTTCACGCTGCTCCGGATGCCCGGGGTGACCGACGCGGACTTCGAGCGCGACGCGGCGACCATCCTCTCCGACCTCGCGGTGTTGAAGCGCGTGCTCGAGGGGTAG
- a CDS encoding SDR family oxidoreductase: protein MSIVVTGATGQFGRLTLTHLLSRGIAPADIVAAGRNAEKVDALKSLGVRTAVIDFSDPATLASAFEGGDTLLLVSGSDVGGRLQQHRNAIDAAKAAGVSRIVYTSAPRADSTDLILAPEHKATEEYLRASGVPFTILRNNWYTENYASTLSQVAETGVYAASTGEGRVASASRSDYAEAAAVVLTTDGHEGAVYELSGDTAWTGTDFAAILSDVLGRDVRFESLSTDAHTAALLAAGLDEGTAGFVAGLDANIATGALDKSSDDLSSLIGHPTTPAADTLRTLAA from the coding sequence ATGTCCATTGTCGTCACCGGAGCAACCGGCCAGTTCGGCCGCCTCACCCTCACCCACCTCCTCTCCCGCGGCATCGCGCCGGCCGACATCGTCGCCGCCGGACGCAACGCCGAAAAGGTGGATGCCCTGAAGAGCCTCGGCGTGCGCACCGCCGTCATCGACTTCTCCGACCCCGCGACGCTCGCGAGCGCGTTCGAGGGCGGAGACACTCTCCTGCTCGTCTCCGGCAGCGACGTCGGTGGACGCCTGCAGCAGCACCGGAACGCCATCGACGCGGCCAAGGCCGCCGGCGTCTCGCGGATCGTCTACACGAGCGCCCCCCGTGCGGACAGCACCGACCTGATCCTGGCTCCCGAGCACAAGGCGACCGAGGAGTACCTGCGGGCTTCCGGGGTTCCGTTCACGATCCTCCGCAACAACTGGTACACCGAGAACTACGCCTCGACCCTCAGCCAGGTCGCCGAGACCGGCGTCTATGCCGCGAGCACGGGTGAGGGCCGCGTCGCGAGCGCCTCGCGGAGCGACTACGCCGAAGCGGCCGCGGTCGTGCTGACCACCGACGGGCACGAAGGCGCGGTCTACGAACTCTCGGGCGACACCGCCTGGACGGGCACCGATTTCGCCGCGATCCTCAGCGACGTGCTCGGCCGCGACGTGCGCTTCGAATCGCTGTCGACGGATGCCCACACCGCCGCTCTCCTGGCCGCCGGCCTCGACGAGGGAACCGCAGGCTTCGTGGCGGGCCTCGATGCGAACATCGCCACCGGTGCGCTCGACAAGTCGTCCGACGACCTCTCGTCCCTGATCGGCCACCCGACGACGCCGGCCGCCGACACCCTCCGCACCCTCGCGGCCTGA
- a CDS encoding winged helix-turn-helix transcriptional regulator, which produces MSIVAEPASAAAVRAAILPVDPFQANCPSRVVLDHVTSKWGVLVIVALADQSQRWGELRRSIQGISEKMLAQTLRTLEADGLVVRTVQGTVPPRVDYELSPLGHDLAGRLLPLVAWVGEHAADIVAAPTPTPAPAV; this is translated from the coding sequence ATGTCCATTGTTGCGGAACCCGCCTCGGCCGCCGCGGTGCGCGCCGCCATCCTCCCCGTCGACCCGTTCCAGGCGAACTGCCCGAGCCGGGTCGTGCTCGACCATGTCACGAGCAAGTGGGGCGTGCTGGTGATCGTGGCGCTCGCCGACCAGTCGCAGCGCTGGGGGGAACTGCGGCGGAGCATCCAGGGCATCAGCGAGAAGATGCTCGCGCAGACCCTCCGCACCCTCGAAGCCGACGGGCTCGTCGTGCGGACGGTGCAGGGCACGGTACCGCCGCGGGTCGACTACGAGCTCAGCCCGCTCGGCCACGATCTCGCCGGCCGCCTGCTGCCGCTCGTCGCGTGGGTCGGCGAGCACGCGGCCGACATCGTCGCCGCCCCCACTCCTACTCCCGCCCCCGCGGTGTGA
- a CDS encoding helix-turn-helix domain-containing protein encodes MPLLRERATEAVEPAAAKRIGAALSSIPSPGESAPKSSASPSSRSRTARDASMSIDGVELSVPPAVRDAVRDLLQRFAEGQSVVVGSTDALLTTSQAAELIGISATYLLRLANEGTIPVEYRGTHRRFRLADAMEYLEASRAATAARPTTPSP; translated from the coding sequence ATGCCACTGCTCAGGGAACGCGCGACCGAGGCCGTCGAGCCCGCAGCGGCGAAGCGGATCGGGGCCGCGCTTTCGAGCATCCCTTCGCCCGGCGAATCCGCGCCGAAGTCGTCTGCTTCACCCAGCTCCCGCTCGCGCACCGCCCGCGACGCCTCGATGAGCATCGACGGGGTGGAGCTCTCCGTGCCGCCTGCCGTGCGCGACGCTGTGCGCGATCTGCTGCAGCGGTTCGCCGAGGGGCAGTCCGTGGTGGTCGGGTCGACGGATGCCCTGCTCACCACCTCGCAGGCAGCCGAGCTGATCGGCATCTCCGCGACCTACCTCCTGCGGCTCGCCAACGAGGGCACGATCCCGGTGGAATACCGCGGCACGCACCGCCGCTTCCGCCTCGCCGACGCGATGGAGTACCTCGAGGCATCCCGCGCCGCCACAGCCGCGCGCCCCACCACCCCCTCCCCCTAG
- a CDS encoding pentapeptide repeat-containing protein has product MTPKPAARKPAATRRAPAAKAVPTPLVDFESLPPEQLNAAPVDGLFSGDSREREHYDGGDAGEVDLTGCSFLECRFTGVTLTDADLRASRFIETVLEAPFAHTLKAARTTWRDVRIHNPRWGSAEFFDAELDSVHLVGGKIDYLNLRGSRLNNVILEECTITDLDLGDARAGRVALVNCRIGTLDVTRASCSSVDLRTSEFQAVHGVEGLAGTIVDGLQLSQFAPLFAEHLGVRVEG; this is encoded by the coding sequence GTGACCCCGAAGCCAGCCGCCCGGAAGCCCGCCGCCACCCGCAGAGCACCCGCCGCGAAGGCCGTGCCCACACCGCTCGTCGACTTCGAATCGCTGCCGCCCGAGCAGCTGAACGCTGCACCGGTCGACGGGCTGTTCTCGGGCGACAGCCGCGAGCGTGAGCACTACGATGGCGGAGACGCGGGTGAGGTCGACCTCACCGGATGCTCGTTCCTCGAGTGCCGTTTCACCGGGGTCACGCTCACCGACGCCGATCTCCGCGCCAGCCGGTTCATCGAGACGGTGCTCGAGGCGCCGTTCGCCCACACGCTGAAGGCCGCGCGCACCACCTGGCGTGACGTGCGGATCCACAACCCCCGCTGGGGGTCTGCCGAGTTCTTCGACGCCGAACTCGACTCCGTGCACCTCGTGGGCGGCAAGATCGACTACCTGAACCTCCGCGGGTCGCGGCTGAACAACGTGATCCTCGAGGAGTGCACCATCACCGACCTCGACCTCGGGGATGCGCGGGCCGGCCGCGTCGCGCTGGTGAATTGCCGCATCGGAACGCTCGACGTCACCCGGGCATCCTGCAGCAGCGTCGACCTCCGCACGAGCGAGTTCCAGGCCGTGCACGGTGTCGAGGGTCTCGCCGGCACCATCGTCGACGGGCTGCAGCTGTCGCAGTTCGCACCGCTGTTCGCCGAGCATCTCGGGGTGCGGGTGGAGGGGTGA
- a CDS encoding glycine--tRNA ligase — MAQEPREQSRLDAVIALAQHRGFVFPSGDIYGGTRSAWDYGPLGVELKENIKRQWWNTFVRGRRDMVGLDSAIILPTAVWEASGHVKVFSDPLTESLVTHKRYRADHLFEQYEAEHGHPPVNGLDDIPDPEHPKKIGQWSPIRQMSGMMKTYLGVVDDETGLHYLRPETAQGIFTDFAAVLQTSRKKPPFGIGQIGKAFRNEITPGNFIFRTREFEQMEIEFFVKPGDDEEWQQTWMDLCWAWFTDLGIDPENIRFFEHPKEKLSHYSKRTVDIEYKFEFTGSEWGELMGVANRTDYDLKTHSETSGKDLSYFDQTTGERYIPYVIEPSFGLTRALMAFLVDAYDEEEVPNAKGGTDKRVVLHLDPRLAPVTVAVLPLSRNEALSPLARQVADDLAGEWNIEFDDAQAIGRRYRRFDEIGTPFCVTVDFDSLEDAAVTVRDRDTMKQERVPIAELHAHLAGRLRRA, encoded by the coding sequence ATGGCCCAAGAGCCCCGCGAACAGTCTCGCCTCGACGCCGTCATCGCCCTCGCCCAGCACCGGGGGTTCGTCTTCCCGTCGGGCGACATCTACGGCGGCACCCGGTCGGCGTGGGACTACGGGCCCCTCGGTGTGGAGCTGAAGGAGAACATCAAGCGCCAGTGGTGGAACACGTTCGTGCGCGGGCGCCGGGACATGGTCGGGCTCGACTCGGCCATCATCCTGCCCACCGCGGTGTGGGAGGCGTCCGGCCACGTCAAGGTGTTCAGCGACCCGCTCACCGAGTCGCTCGTGACGCACAAGCGGTACCGTGCCGACCACCTGTTCGAGCAGTACGAGGCCGAGCACGGTCATCCGCCCGTCAACGGGCTCGACGACATCCCCGATCCTGAGCACCCGAAGAAGATCGGGCAGTGGTCGCCGATCCGCCAGATGAGCGGGATGATGAAGACCTACCTGGGCGTCGTCGACGACGAGACCGGGCTGCACTACCTGCGGCCCGAGACTGCGCAGGGTATCTTCACCGACTTCGCGGCGGTGCTGCAGACGTCACGGAAGAAGCCGCCGTTCGGAATCGGCCAGATCGGCAAGGCGTTCCGCAACGAGATCACGCCCGGAAACTTCATCTTCCGCACGCGCGAGTTCGAGCAGATGGAGATCGAGTTCTTCGTCAAGCCCGGCGACGACGAGGAGTGGCAGCAGACCTGGATGGACCTCTGCTGGGCGTGGTTCACCGATCTCGGCATCGACCCCGAGAACATCCGCTTCTTCGAGCACCCGAAAGAGAAGCTGTCGCACTACTCCAAGCGCACCGTCGACATCGAGTACAAGTTCGAGTTCACGGGCAGCGAGTGGGGCGAGCTGATGGGCGTCGCGAACCGCACCGACTACGACCTGAAGACGCACTCGGAGACCAGCGGCAAAGACCTGTCGTACTTCGACCAGACGACGGGTGAGCGGTACATCCCGTACGTCATCGAACCGTCGTTCGGTCTGACGCGCGCGCTGATGGCCTTCCTGGTGGACGCCTACGACGAAGAGGAGGTTCCGAACGCCAAGGGCGGAACCGACAAGCGCGTCGTGCTGCACCTCGACCCGCGCCTCGCGCCGGTGACGGTCGCCGTGCTGCCGCTGTCGCGGAACGAAGCCCTCTCGCCGCTCGCCCGGCAGGTGGCGGATGATCTGGCCGGCGAGTGGAACATCGAGTTCGATGACGCCCAGGCCATCGGCCGTCGCTACCGCCGGTTCGACGAGATCGGCACGCCGTTCTGTGTCACCGTGGACTTCGACTCGCTCGAAGATGCGGCTGTCACCGTGCGCGACCGCGACACGATGAAGCAGGAGCGCGTGCCGATCGCCGAGCTCCACGCGCACCTCGCGGGTCGGCTCCGCCGCGCCTGA
- a CDS encoding DUF2000 domain-containing protein: MSTPAATSAPAFESHEITTSESTRSARLKWVIIVDRDLPAGLAVNAAACVAASVGASVGGMLGPSGLDADGAEHPGLPWAGCSILAATPEELLAVRAAVLELNAAASDPTAATTSATTSLTADAATAPGTVHLTDMPQSAQTNRVYDSYLTELAATSAADLRSGVLSIVGPRKKVDRLTKRLALL; the protein is encoded by the coding sequence ATGAGCACCCCCGCCGCGACATCCGCCCCCGCCTTCGAGTCGCACGAGATAACCACGAGTGAGTCGACGCGTTCGGCCCGCCTCAAATGGGTCATCATCGTCGACCGCGACCTGCCCGCCGGGCTCGCTGTGAACGCGGCGGCGTGCGTCGCTGCGTCGGTGGGCGCGTCGGTGGGCGGGATGCTCGGGCCGAGCGGCCTCGATGCCGACGGCGCCGAGCATCCCGGGCTGCCGTGGGCCGGATGCTCGATCCTCGCTGCGACGCCAGAGGAGTTGCTCGCGGTGCGCGCCGCAGTACTGGAGCTGAACGCGGCGGCCTCGGATCCCACCGCGGCCACCACCTCGGCCACCACCTCGCTCACCGCAGACGCCGCCACCGCCCCCGGCACCGTCCATCTCACCGACATGCCGCAGTCGGCGCAGACCAACCGCGTCTACGACAGCTACCTCACCGAACTCGCCGCGACCTCGGCAGCGGACCTGCGATCAGGCGTGCTGAGTATCGTCGGCCCCCGCAAGAAGGTCGACCGCCTCACCAAGCGCCTCGCCCTCCTCTGA
- a CDS encoding Lrp/AsnC family transcriptional regulator, with the protein MPTLDELDQAIVRELQQDARRTNRDIAAAVGVSPTTALDRTRSLRDRGVITGAALELDLAAIGRPVQAMIAVRIRPPSRRHIEGFRNWARGLPEVLGVFVTSGTEDFLLHLAVADNDSLYAFVIDRLTERPEVADVRTSVVYEHLRNTAIEPL; encoded by the coding sequence ATGCCGACCTTGGACGAACTTGATCAGGCGATCGTGCGCGAACTGCAGCAGGATGCACGGCGCACCAATCGCGACATCGCCGCCGCCGTCGGGGTGTCGCCGACAACCGCGCTCGACCGCACGCGCAGCCTGCGTGACCGCGGTGTGATCACCGGCGCCGCCCTCGAGCTCGACCTCGCCGCCATCGGACGGCCCGTGCAGGCGATGATCGCGGTGCGTATCCGGCCGCCTTCGAGGCGTCACATCGAAGGGTTCCGCAATTGGGCGCGCGGCCTGCCCGAGGTACTCGGGGTCTTCGTGACCAGCGGCACGGAGGATTTCCTGCTGCACCTGGCGGTCGCCGACAACGACAGCCTCTACGCCTTCGTCATCGACCGGCTCACCGAGCGCCCCGAGGTCGCCGACGTGCGGACATCCGTCGTTTATGAGCACTTGCGGAACACCGCTATCGAACCGCTCTGA
- a CDS encoding MFS transporter gives MFTTVEPPARGARPRMIVNRELRTGKASPKGLVLAICCLSLFIVSMDVTIVNVALPSIRVDFGASVSDLQWVIDGYTLTIASFLLLSGSMADRFGRRRVFQIGLVVFSLGSLLCSIAPSIGFLIFARVLQALGGSMLNPVAMSIITNTFTGAKERARAVGVWGAIVGVSMAFGPLIGGALTESIGWRSVFWVNVPVGIAAIILCAVFVPESRAAVARRLDPLGQLFVVVALVSLVFGLIEGPRQGWSNPLIIGLFLLAAVAVALLIRHEGRTREPFVDLRFFRSIPFSSATITAVSGFAAYGAFLFVNALYLQDVRGLSAFHTGLYMLPLAVATLVCSLISGRLVARFGTRPSLVLAGSLIAASALVLTTLTIDTPNVVLLGAYVLFGLGFGMINAPITTTAVSGMPRSQAGVAAGLASTSRQTGASIGVALAGTVTAAGAAGVIGAPFAVATHPLWWIVIGCGAVIVILGIVSSSAWARRSTERIAHLLADEPAAETTPPQAESVGTAKSVQTQGSVHD, from the coding sequence GTGTTTACAACTGTTGAACCCCCTGCCCGCGGAGCCCGCCCCCGGATGATCGTCAACCGTGAACTGCGCACGGGCAAGGCATCGCCCAAGGGCCTGGTGCTCGCGATCTGCTGCCTGAGCCTGTTCATCGTGTCGATGGACGTGACGATCGTGAATGTGGCGCTGCCCTCCATCCGCGTCGACTTCGGGGCGTCGGTCTCCGACCTCCAGTGGGTGATCGACGGCTACACCCTGACGATTGCGAGCTTCCTGCTGCTCTCCGGCTCGATGGCCGACCGGTTCGGGCGTCGCCGGGTGTTCCAGATCGGCCTGGTCGTCTTCAGCCTCGGCTCACTGCTCTGCAGCATCGCGCCGAGCATCGGCTTCCTGATCTTCGCGCGCGTGCTGCAGGCCCTCGGCGGCTCGATGCTGAACCCCGTGGCGATGTCGATCATCACCAACACCTTCACGGGTGCCAAGGAGCGGGCGCGCGCGGTCGGCGTCTGGGGCGCGATCGTGGGCGTCAGCATGGCGTTCGGCCCGCTGATCGGTGGCGCGCTCACCGAGAGCATCGGCTGGCGGTCGGTGTTCTGGGTGAACGTTCCGGTCGGCATCGCCGCGATCATCCTGTGCGCCGTGTTCGTACCAGAGTCGCGTGCCGCGGTCGCCCGCCGGCTCGACCCGCTCGGCCAGCTCTTCGTGGTCGTGGCGCTCGTCTCGCTCGTCTTCGGCCTGATCGAAGGGCCGAGGCAGGGCTGGTCGAATCCTCTGATCATCGGCCTGTTCCTGCTCGCGGCGGTCGCCGTCGCCCTGCTCATCCGGCACGAGGGTCGTACGCGTGAACCCTTCGTCGACCTGCGGTTCTTCCGCAGCATCCCGTTCAGCTCGGCGACGATCACCGCGGTGAGCGGGTTCGCGGCCTACGGGGCGTTCCTCTTCGTCAACGCGCTCTACCTGCAGGATGTGCGGGGGCTCTCGGCCTTCCACACCGGCCTCTACATGCTGCCGCTCGCCGTCGCGACGCTTGTCTGCTCACTCATCTCAGGTCGCCTCGTCGCCCGGTTCGGCACCCGTCCCTCGCTCGTGCTGGCCGGTTCGCTGATCGCGGCCAGCGCCCTGGTGCTGACCACGCTGACCATCGACACCCCGAACGTGGTGCTGCTCGGCGCGTACGTGCTCTTCGGGCTGGGATTTGGGATGATCAACGCACCGATCACGACGACAGCGGTCTCCGGCATGCCCCGCTCCCAGGCGGGCGTGGCCGCCGGTCTCGCCTCGACCAGCCGGCAGACGGGCGCCTCCATCGGTGTGGCGCTCGCCGGAACCGTGACGGCGGCGGGCGCGGCTGGCGTGATCGGGGCACCGTTCGCCGTGGCGACTCATCCGCTCTGGTGGATCGTGATCGGCTGCGGGGCGGTCATCGTGATCCTCGGCATCGTGTCGTCGTCGGCGTGGGCGCGCCGCAGCACCGAGCGCATCGCGCACCTGCTCGCCGACGAACCCGCCGCAGAGACGACGCCGCCGCAGGCGGAGTCCGTCGGCACAGCGAAGAGTGTCCAGACGCAGGGGAGCGTTCATGACTGA